Below is a window of Stygiolobus azoricus DNA.
CAGAGTATTTTCGGATTTAGGCGATGTAAATACTATGACTTACGAGCAAAAAGGCAACAAAGACAAGATAAAGACTGAGATAGGAGAATACGAAATAGAGTACGTAGGTCCTGGGTGGAGAGAAGGTGAGTTATTATTCAAAGTTAACGGAGAGATCCATAGAGTACACTTTGACAACGGGTTTATCATAATAGATGATGAGACACTCTTCAAGATCGACAGAATATCAGAGAGTACCGTTGAGGAAGGAAAGTCTTTAGAAGAACTAATAAAAGGAAAAGAGGGCGAAATACTCTCGCCAATGCAGGGAAGAATAGTTCAAGTAAGAGTAAAAGAGGGCGACGTGGTAAACAAAGGACAACCGTTATTATCTATTGAAGCTATGAAGAGTGAAACAGTTATTTCAGCTCCAGTTTCAGGAACTGTACAAAAGATAATGATAAAGCCGGGACAGGGTGTAAAGAAAGGAGACTTATTATTAATAATTAAGTAATAAGATTTTTTCAAATATTTAAAATGTATAAAAATTTAAAACTCAGTATGGGAAATATATAACCAGTAGGTGAGGAGAACTATGTCAGCTGAAAAATCCGCATATGAAAAATTATTAGATGAATTAAGGCAAAGAAAAGAAAAAGCGTATAAAGGAGGAGGAGACGAAAGGATAAAGGCACAACACTCTAAAGGTAAACTAACGGCAAGGGAAAGGCTTGCACTATTATTTGACGAAGGCTCGTTTAACGAGATTATGACGTTCGCCACTACAAGAGCTACAGAGTTCGGGCTTGATAAAGAAAGATATTATGGTGACGGTGTGGTAACCGGTTGGGGTAAGGTAGACGGAAGGACTGTCTTTGCTTACGCTCAAGACTTTACAGAAATCGGCGGAACCTTAGGGGAAATGCACGCTGCAAAGATAGGAAAGATTTATGAATTAGCACTTAAGGTAGGTGCACCAGTAGTAGGAATTAATGACTCAGGTGGTGCTAGAATTCAAGAAGGAGCAATGGCACTAGAAGGATATGGTCTTGTATTCAAGAATAATGTAATGGCCTCTGGAGTAATTCCACAGATAACTATTATGGCTGGACCAGCTGCAGGAGGTGCAGTGTATTCCCCAGCACTTACCGACTTCATTATCATGATCAAAGGAGACGCTTACTATATGTTCGTAACTGGTCCAGAGATCACTAAAGTAGTATTAGGTGAAGAAGTTACCTTCCAAGACTTAGGTGGAGCTGTTGTTCATGCTAGTAAATCCGGTGTAGTGCACTTTATGGTTGATAGTGAACAAGAAGCAATAAACACGGCGAAGAAATTGTTATCTTACTTACCTTCAAACAATATGGAAGAACCACCTTACATGGACACTGGTGACCAAGTGGACAGAGATGTTAGCGGAGTAGATCAAATAATTCCAGATGACCCAGCAAAACCGTATAACATGAAAGAAATAATAAGTAGAATAGTTGATAACGGCGAGTTCTTAGAAGTTCACAAACACTGGGCTAGGAATATAATAGTAGGATTCGCTAGGATCGGTGGAAACGTAGTGGGAATCGTAGCTAATAACCCAGAAGAGTTCGGAGGTTCAATCGATATTGATGCAGCTGATAAGGCTGCAAGGTTCATCAGGTTCTGTGACGCGTTTAACATACCATTGATAAGCTTAGTAGACACACCAGGTTACGTTCCTGGGACAGACCAAGAGTATAAGGGAATAATTAGACATGGTGCTAAGATGTTATATGCCTTTGCTGAGGCTACTGTACCCAAGATAACAATGATTGTAAGGAAATCTTATGGTGGAGCCCATATAGCCATGAGCATTAAGAGCTTAGGTGCTGACCTAGTTTACGCATGGCCAACGGCAGAAATTGCTGTAACCGGACCGGAGGGTGCCGTAAGGATCTTATATAAGAGAGAGATTCAACAAGCAAGTAACCCAGACGACTTCATAAAGCAGAAGATAGCTGAATATAGGAAGTTGTTCGCCAACCCATACTGGGCAGCTGAGAAGGGATTGGTTGACGATGTAATTGAACCCAAAGACACTAGGAGAGTTATAGCCGCTGCTCTTGAAATGTTGAGGAATAAGAGAGAATATAGATATCCTAAGAAGCACGGTAATATTCCACTATGATATAACATAAATTATTTTCTTTTTTCTCGATCCTTACCTCCCTTCCTAATGCTTTGATCAATAAAATTAACTTCTTTAATGTTTCACAATCTCCGCTAAATTGCCTCTCTCCGTTCAAAAATCTAAGTAATAGCTCTTGCAGCTTCTCTGACAATCTTTTCACCTAATTTCGGTCCTAACAATTGTTTCACTTTCTCGGGATTCATTATTATCTCCTCCGGTGTCTTTATCCCATGAGAATAGAGTAATCTAGCTCTCACTCTTCCTATTCCCGGGACCTTAACTAAGGGAATTAATTCCTCTTTTACCCCGTCCTTAACTCTCATGTGGAGTTTTTCCAATACCTCTTTATGTTCCTCCAGACCAAGTACTGAGGCCACATGGAAGCCACTATAAGTGAGCCAATCCATAGTGTCAACAATTGCTCTTAAGTCCCCGGAACCTATTCCATATCTACCTAAGATAGTATCTTCATCTACTTCCTCTATCCAATCCCTCATAATGAACGCAACTTTAAGGGAGGAAAGATAGTTCGATAGTTCATACTCGTCGTAAGGTTCTTCTATGAATAGTTCGCAGTCTAGCTCGTCCAATAGGACGTCCTCTTCAGCCTTAGTTATACTTACTAAGGGACCGTCTGGAGTATATGCAAGCATATGGAAATAGGCTAGTTCGCACCCTTTTCCATTTCGGGTAAGTACATCCTTTATCGTTACGGCTGTGAACGTGTTAAGATATAAATCAGAAATTCTCCTGCCAAACTTGGTTAAAGTTAAGTACTCACCCTCTTGAGCAATAAACTCGTTATCAAGTAACCAGTTTAAAGCTTGCTTAAAATATTTCTTTGCCAGCTCCTTCGGAAGTAAAGTGTCTTGTATGTATTCGGTCAAAGTCCTTTCGGTCACATCTTCTTCAGAAGAGATTATACTCAGGATAAAGGAATAGAATGCACTTTCTGATCCCAATTTTGACTCTAGAGGCTCGACATCTGAGTTCAGATACCTCTGCATAACCTTATCTACTTCACTTTTCGTCCTCACAACCACCACAGACTCTCCGTATTCGTCAAAACCGGGTCTACCTGCTCTTCCGCTCATCTGTTTATACTCCATCACTGGAATATATTCCGTGAAACCTATGACCTTCCTATTAAACCTGTGTATATCACCTATAACTACGGCCCTCGCAGGTAAATTAACACCGGCAGCAAGTGTCGGGGTAGCTACTATGACTTTGATGATCCTATCTCTAAATGCGTTCTCAATTATATCGCGTAATCCCTTCGACAATCCTGCATGGTGATATGCTACTCCTTTAAGTATTAGGTTATAAAGTGCCTCTTTTTCATTGCTTCCTCCGTCTTCTACTTCCTTAATACTCTCTGCTACTTCATGAAGTTTTTTATCGTTCAATTTTACAAAATTCATGAATTGTGAGATCTTAACTGCGGTAGCCTCTGCATACTTCCTAGAAGACCTAAATACTAAGACTTGACCGTCCTTAGAGATCACGTCTAGGGTGAATGCTACAATAGGGCATTCACCGTATACCTTTCTCGACGTTCCGTCCTTATACATTACTACAAAGTCCTTCTTTTTATTACCAGCATATAGCACACCTTCCTTTAAAGGTACTGGTCTCCAGTTGGTAGCTACTACATCTGCCTTTAGCCACTCAGCAATCTGTTTATAGTTCCCGATAGTCGCACTCAGAGCTAAAATTGTCCCTTTTCTTTTAGCTCTTACCGCTACACTTTCAACTACCGGTCCCCTTTCAGGGTCATTCATATAGTGGAACTCATCTAATACAAAATAATCTACTTCCTTAATCCAAGGAGAGTTATGCCTCCATAGGGAATCTAACTTCTCATAGGTCGCAACTATAATATCATAATCCTTTAACCAGTAGTCATCAGTGTCATAATCCCCACTGGTCATTGCTACTTTCAGCCCTAACTGTTCCCAGTCCTTAAAAGTAACATATTTTTCGTTAGTTAGAGCTCTGAGAGGTGTGGCATAGACTGCTTTTCCCCCTTTGTTTATGAGATGACTTACCATACCAAGTTCAGCCATCAGAGTTTTACCAGAAGCTGTAGGAGAAACAATAAGTAAGGGTTTATCATCTAATAAACCTTTTTGAACTGCCTCTGTCTGTGGGGGATTAAGTTTTTGAATCCCTCTTTTTTTGAGGATATCCTTAATTTTCTCATTAATAGGCAATGAATCAACATTTATACACATCATTTTTAAAATGTAAATATTATAGTTGAAAGCCTTTTTAAGAATTTATCCTCATCCCTAAATGAGGATCTTGCGTAGTTAGATTATTAACCAAAATCTATCACTATAAAAAGATTACTAGCCCTTTTTACTAGGAAAGACTTTTCTAAATGAAAGGAAATGAGATTTGTGATTCCTATGAATGGCGTTAAAAAACTAGATGAAATTACATACGAACTTGAATTCAATAGTGTTAAGACGATCTCCTTTAAACTGGATGAGGAATTTCTCAGAGAAATAGACGAAATGGTTAAAGTAATGGGTTATAGTAATAGAAGTGACTTAATTAGAGACGCAATAATAGCATATATTAAGGAGCTAGAAAGAAAGGATGGTAGTGAGTAGTTCGAACTTACTTGAATATTTTATATTTCTCATTGGTTTAATCTCCTCATTTTTAGTTGGTGGAAATAACTCTGCAATAGCATTAGGAATACTAGTATCAACTAACGTGTTAAGGAGGAGATTATCCTACCTAATTAATGCTATTTCATTGTTCTCAGGAGCGTCGATCGGTAGCATTACTATGGAATCCAGTATTTACGGTTTAGTAAGTTCACAGAACTTTTTACTTTTGGAAATAGCACTCTCTGCTATTCTTTTTTCCTCTACGGTCACGTTTTACTACCTTAATAAAATAGGAATCCCGGCATCATTAAGCCAGATGATTTACCCTTCGTTAGCCAGTGTAGTGCTCATAGCAAGAGGTACAATAGGATTTGACTGGGGTAAA
It encodes the following:
- a CDS encoding ribbon-helix-helix domain-containing protein, with product MRFVIPMNGVKKLDEITYELEFNSVKTISFKLDEEFLREIDEMVKVMGYSNRSDLIRDAIIAYIKELERKDGSE
- a CDS encoding acyl-CoA carboxylase subunit beta — its product is MSAEKSAYEKLLDELRQRKEKAYKGGGDERIKAQHSKGKLTARERLALLFDEGSFNEIMTFATTRATEFGLDKERYYGDGVVTGWGKVDGRTVFAYAQDFTEIGGTLGEMHAAKIGKIYELALKVGAPVVGINDSGGARIQEGAMALEGYGLVFKNNVMASGVIPQITIMAGPAAGGAVYSPALTDFIIMIKGDAYYMFVTGPEITKVVLGEEVTFQDLGGAVVHASKSGVVHFMVDSEQEAINTAKKLLSYLPSNNMEEPPYMDTGDQVDRDVSGVDQIIPDDPAKPYNMKEIISRIVDNGEFLEVHKHWARNIIVGFARIGGNVVGIVANNPEEFGGSIDIDAADKAARFIRFCDAFNIPLISLVDTPGYVPGTDQEYKGIIRHGAKMLYAFAEATVPKITMIVRKSYGGAHIAMSIKSLGADLVYAWPTAEIAVTGPEGAVRILYKREIQQASNPDDFIKQKIAEYRKLFANPYWAAEKGLVDDVIEPKDTRRVIAAALEMLRNKREYRYPKKHGNIPL
- a CDS encoding biotin/lipoyl-containing protein, yielding MKILRVFSDLGDVNTMTYEQKGNKDKIKTEIGEYEIEYVGPGWREGELLFKVNGEIHRVHFDNGFIIIDDETLFKIDRISESTVEEGKSLEELIKGKEGEILSPMQGRIVQVRVKEGDVVNKGQPLLSIEAMKSETVISAPVSGTVQKIMIKPGQGVKKGDLLLIIK
- the hel308 gene encoding ATP-dependent DNA helicase Hel308, encoding MMCINVDSLPINEKIKDILKKRGIQKLNPPQTEAVQKGLLDDKPLLIVSPTASGKTLMAELGMVSHLINKGGKAVYATPLRALTNEKYVTFKDWEQLGLKVAMTSGDYDTDDYWLKDYDIIVATYEKLDSLWRHNSPWIKEVDYFVLDEFHYMNDPERGPVVESVAVRAKRKGTILALSATIGNYKQIAEWLKADVVATNWRPVPLKEGVLYAGNKKKDFVVMYKDGTSRKVYGECPIVAFTLDVISKDGQVLVFRSSRKYAEATAVKISQFMNFVKLNDKKLHEVAESIKEVEDGGSNEKEALYNLILKGVAYHHAGLSKGLRDIIENAFRDRIIKVIVATPTLAAGVNLPARAVVIGDIHRFNRKVIGFTEYIPVMEYKQMSGRAGRPGFDEYGESVVVVRTKSEVDKVMQRYLNSDVEPLESKLGSESAFYSFILSIISSEEDVTERTLTEYIQDTLLPKELAKKYFKQALNWLLDNEFIAQEGEYLTLTKFGRRISDLYLNTFTAVTIKDVLTRNGKGCELAYFHMLAYTPDGPLVSITKAEEDVLLDELDCELFIEEPYDEYELSNYLSSLKVAFIMRDWIEEVDEDTILGRYGIGSGDLRAIVDTMDWLTYSGFHVASVLGLEEHKEVLEKLHMRVKDGVKEELIPLVKVPGIGRVRARLLYSHGIKTPEEIIMNPEKVKQLLGPKLGEKIVREAARAIT